Proteins encoded by one window of Gemmatimonadaceae bacterium:
- a CDS encoding response regulator yields MITLSIPRKALFSFATAALILAVIGGESYRGLRASAEASVRVRRTYDAIQMLGVLEGDVLDAESAVRGLLLTDRPAFRGPYDDAAQRVRGDLAGLRRFEPDDPAQGARADILADSVGQKMALMGRVLALYDSSRAAVGRDTVADDASVLLSTSIRQQISRMTRAERALLDRRLREERAEEQLATTVLLFGFIVACAVAALAVITIGRDIRERERLDAELVQALEQAHAASAAKSEFLARMSHELRTPLNSVIGFSNVLLKPGPGAIDETARSYVERIRANGTHLLEIINDILDLSKVESGRMDVVLQTIDVARLLDETVAQFSPRGTESPLVEVERPDEIEPLRTDPDKLRQVLLNLIANAVKFTQGGRVVVRAITDHPAGALQRLDVIDNGVGIAPDRVGRIFEAFEQADSSVQRRFGGTGLGLAIARSMCERLGYRLGVVSEEEVGSTFSIYVTPGAPVVARHVAPGPSRGAGPGAGGGRGIRQPVPRRLTPSTHADAPLVLIIDDSEDSRVLLSQIAEESGSRVLTAASGEAGISTALDRRPDLIVLDLLMPEMDGSDTLQRLKAHPSIAQTPVIVVSVVASEYQGRLAGAVDVFNKPIARDTLAEAIDRALNARPARVLVVEDSDDSHRLIEAHLAGFPGLEVESAPTAVDALAKLQSFHADLILLDVVLPGVDGLEFLRRIRRTERYRETPVVVITAKSLSDAEQKVLQRDTVTVLAKGPALGGDLARVLRGVLRQIRARRAD; encoded by the coding sequence GTGATTACGCTTTCCATCCCCCGAAAGGCGCTGTTCAGCTTTGCCACCGCGGCGCTGATCCTCGCGGTGATCGGCGGTGAGTCGTACCGCGGGCTGCGCGCGTCGGCCGAGGCATCTGTGCGGGTGCGCCGTACCTACGACGCCATCCAGATGCTGGGGGTGCTGGAGGGTGACGTCCTGGACGCCGAGTCGGCGGTGCGAGGGCTGCTACTCACCGACCGCCCGGCGTTTCGCGGCCCGTATGACGATGCCGCGCAGCGCGTGCGCGGCGACTTGGCGGGACTGCGCCGCTTTGAGCCCGACGACCCGGCGCAGGGCGCGCGCGCCGACATCCTCGCCGATTCCGTGGGGCAGAAGATGGCCCTTATGGGGCGCGTCCTCGCGTTGTACGACAGCAGCCGCGCCGCGGTGGGCCGCGACACCGTGGCCGACGACGCCAGCGTACTGCTCTCGACCTCCATCCGCCAGCAGATCTCGCGCATGACGCGCGCCGAGCGCGCGCTACTCGACCGCCGCCTCCGGGAGGAGCGCGCCGAGGAACAGTTGGCCACGACGGTCCTCCTGTTCGGCTTCATCGTCGCCTGTGCGGTGGCCGCCCTGGCCGTGATCACGATTGGCCGCGACATCCGCGAGCGAGAGCGGTTGGATGCCGAACTCGTGCAGGCCCTGGAGCAGGCCCACGCGGCCAGCGCCGCGAAGAGCGAGTTCCTCGCCCGTATGAGCCACGAACTGCGGACGCCGCTCAATTCGGTGATCGGATTCTCCAACGTCTTGCTCAAGCCCGGTCCGGGCGCCATCGACGAAACCGCCCGCTCCTACGTGGAGCGCATCCGCGCCAACGGCACGCATCTGCTCGAGATCATCAACGACATCCTCGACCTCTCCAAAGTGGAGTCCGGTCGCATGGACGTGGTGCTCCAGACGATCGATGTGGCACGACTGCTCGACGAGACCGTGGCCCAGTTCTCGCCTCGCGGAACCGAGTCGCCGCTGGTCGAAGTCGAACGGCCCGACGAGATCGAGCCTCTGCGCACCGACCCCGACAAACTGCGCCAGGTGCTCCTCAACTTGATCGCCAACGCCGTGAAGTTCACGCAGGGTGGGCGGGTCGTGGTGCGGGCCATCACCGACCACCCCGCGGGCGCGCTGCAGCGGCTCGACGTGATCGACAACGGCGTCGGCATCGCCCCCGACCGCGTGGGCCGGATCTTCGAGGCGTTCGAACAGGCCGACAGTTCCGTCCAGCGCCGGTTCGGCGGCACCGGCCTCGGGCTCGCCATCGCCAGGTCGATGTGTGAGCGGTTGGGGTACCGCTTGGGCGTGGTGAGTGAGGAGGAAGTGGGCTCGACGTTCAGCATCTACGTCACCCCTGGCGCCCCGGTGGTTGCGCGGCACGTGGCGCCGGGACCGTCGCGTGGGGCTGGGCCGGGGGCGGGGGGTGGGAGAGGAATACGCCAGCCCGTGCCGCGTCGCCTCACGCCCTCGACGCACGCCGACGCGCCTCTCGTGCTCATCATCGACGACAGCGAAGACTCGCGCGTGCTGCTTTCGCAGATTGCCGAGGAATCGGGAAGCCGAGTGCTCACCGCGGCATCGGGTGAGGCGGGGATCTCGACGGCCCTCGACCGCCGTCCGGACCTGATCGTACTCGACCTGCTCATGCCCGAGATGGACGGGTCCGATACGCTGCAGCGCCTGAAGGCGCATCCCTCGATCGCGCAGACACCAGTGATCGTGGTGAGCGTGGTGGCGTCGGAGTACCAAGGCCGCCTGGCCGGTGCGGTGGACGTGTTCAACAAGCCCATCGCGCGCGATACGTTGGCCGAAGCGATCGATCGCGCGCTCAACGCGCGTCCGGCGCGCGTGCTCGTGGTGGAGGATTCCGACGATTCCCACCGCTTGATCGAAGCCCACCTGGCGGGCTTTCCCGGCCTCGAGGTCGAATCGGCCCCGACGGCCGTCGACGCGCTCGCCAAGCTCCAGTCGTTCCACGCCGATCTCATTCTGCTCGATGTCGTACTACCGGGCGTTGACGGGCTGGAATTCCTGCGGCGCATTCGGCGCACCGAACGCTACCGCGAGACGCCGGTGGTGGTGATCACCGCCAAGTCGCTCTCCGACGCCGAGCAGAAGGTGCTCCAGCGCGACACGGTCACCGTGCTCGCCAAGGGCCCGGCCCTCGGGGGCGACTTGGCGCGCGTGTTGCGCGGCGTGCTGCGCCAGATCCGTGCGCGCCGGGCCGACTGA
- a CDS encoding protein kinase encodes MSIKKICTQCGAEYGPEQKFCPNDGSPLRAESSDDPLIGRIIADRYHVTSLIGEGGMGRVYVAEHVRMGRKSALKVMSPTLAATADAITRFNREAANASRINHPNVAAIYDFGETPDGLLYLAMEFVEGESLHALVQRDGPLPIARAAQIIKGATDALSAAHHLGIIHRDLKPDNIMLARQIDGSDWVKVVDFGIAKSVATPGEGGGQTVTTAGVSLGTPEYMSPEQLAGEKLDQRTDIYSLGLVLFNMLTGDLPYPKLTSKETLVRRLTSRPASLTAVRPGIAWPAPLQAALDRALDPEPDRRYASVADFGRAVVEAAAGTPLDDPERTVRVAVPVRPTPALAATPDKRSPASVKPAGPGRTRVLPANQSKPASRGLWIAAAVVLVLGGGYTVLNAWQRRTPVSTAVTARDTVGSANGAVDTASPPPNTAPAPPVAKIITPQVTHLAAHHVAQPPRVAAATTSRPPAAARDTLPAAPAESLTQTRHPNAAASVVDSADRAGINRALKEIRSHMQAAGRYVSNGRANLANIELREAQGEVKTLRDIMPTGRMPFPVAQQLRGMAQQAMTACSNTANGDAAATQRCHQFDLRLGRGMRGRGQPNP; translated from the coding sequence ATGAGCATCAAGAAGATCTGCACCCAGTGCGGCGCCGAGTACGGGCCCGAGCAGAAATTCTGTCCGAACGACGGCAGTCCTCTGCGCGCCGAGTCGTCGGACGATCCGCTCATTGGCCGGATCATCGCAGACCGCTACCACGTCACCTCCCTCATTGGTGAGGGCGGCATGGGCCGGGTGTACGTCGCCGAACACGTCCGCATGGGTCGCAAGAGCGCGCTCAAGGTCATGAGCCCCACGCTCGCGGCCACCGCCGATGCCATCACGCGGTTCAACCGTGAAGCGGCCAACGCCAGCCGCATCAACCACCCGAACGTCGCCGCCATCTACGACTTTGGCGAGACGCCCGACGGGCTGCTGTACCTGGCCATGGAATTCGTGGAAGGCGAGAGCCTTCACGCCCTGGTCCAGCGCGATGGACCACTGCCCATCGCTCGCGCCGCGCAAATCATCAAGGGAGCCACCGACGCCCTCAGCGCTGCGCACCACCTCGGAATCATCCACCGCGACCTCAAGCCCGACAACATCATGCTCGCGCGCCAGATCGACGGCAGCGACTGGGTGAAGGTCGTGGACTTCGGCATCGCCAAGTCGGTCGCAACACCGGGCGAGGGCGGTGGCCAGACGGTGACCACCGCGGGTGTGTCCCTCGGCACCCCCGAGTACATGAGCCCCGAGCAACTGGCCGGCGAGAAGTTGGATCAACGCACCGACATCTATTCGCTGGGGCTCGTCCTGTTCAACATGCTCACCGGCGACCTGCCGTATCCCAAGCTGACGTCCAAGGAAACGCTCGTCCGGCGGCTCACGTCACGTCCCGCCAGCCTTACCGCCGTGCGCCCCGGCATCGCCTGGCCGGCGCCACTTCAGGCCGCGCTCGACCGGGCGCTCGATCCGGAGCCCGACCGGCGCTACGCGAGCGTCGCCGATTTTGGGCGCGCGGTGGTCGAAGCGGCGGCTGGCACGCCCCTCGACGATCCCGAGCGGACGGTGCGCGTGGCCGTGCCCGTTCGGCCGACCCCGGCACTCGCCGCTACACCGGACAAGCGGTCGCCAGCTTCGGTCAAGCCCGCCGGTCCGGGTCGCACCCGCGTCCTGCCCGCCAACCAGTCCAAGCCGGCGTCGCGCGGCCTCTGGATTGCGGCAGCTGTGGTGCTCGTGCTCGGCGGTGGCTATACCGTGCTGAATGCGTGGCAGCGCCGCACCCCCGTGTCCACCGCCGTCACGGCGCGAGACACCGTGGGTTCGGCGAACGGCGCTGTGGACACCGCAAGCCCGCCGCCGAACACGGCTCCGGCACCGCCGGTGGCGAAGATCATCACACCGCAGGTCACGCACCTGGCGGCGCACCACGTCGCGCAGCCACCGCGGGTGGCCGCGGCCACCACGTCGCGCCCACCGGCTGCGGCCCGAGACACGCTCCCTGCCGCTCCGGCTGAATCCCTGACCCAAACCCGCCACCCCAACGCCGCGGCCTCGGTGGTGGATTCGGCCGATCGCGCAGGGATCAACCGTGCGCTCAAGGAGATTCGCAGCCACATGCAGGCGGCCGGCCGGTACGTCTCCAACGGGCGCGCGAATCTCGCGAACATCGAGTTGCGTGAAGCCCAGGGCGAAGTGAAGACGCTGCGGGACATCATGCCAACCGGACGGATGCCGTTCCCCGTGGCGCAGCAGCTCCGCGGGATGGCGCAACAGGCGATGACCGCATGCTCCAACACCGCCAACGGCGATGCGGCGGCCACCCAGCGCTGCCACCAGTTCGACCTCCGGCTGGGGCGTGGCATGCGCGGTCGCGGCCAGCCGAACCCCTAG